A DNA window from Daucus carota subsp. sativus chromosome 3, DH1 v3.0, whole genome shotgun sequence contains the following coding sequences:
- the LOC108210457 gene encoding dof zinc finger protein DOF3.7, with protein MDTAQWPQGIGVVQLPMDGTNNSDGANSDHQTLQQTRPFTTENNIQNKAVSAPRPQKPPAINCPRCHSAHTKFCYYNNYSLSQPRYFCKTCRRYWTEGGSLRNVPVGGGSRKNKRSSSSSSSLSSSLSKKLPDTINSYQNPNLKIFHESQDLNLAYPPNQFVEFTNSPTSYTNFSQFFKSGNNISGGRGFSSFMSVIPGSDSHSSGLLYSSPVPGSGLPFQEFSKTSGLNFSTNQHQLGFDNSENQGGFGSALQAVHQENNSSSTNHAKLLNFPIEDLKQPAVVTNTGSTNESEHNGGTHHRENDHLQSSGLIWNNGDLGGGASW; from the exons ATGGATACTGCTCAGTGGCCACAG GGGATTGGAGTGGTGCAACTCCCCATGGATGGTACCAATAATTCCGACGGAGCTAATTCGGATCACCAGACACTACAACAAACAAGGCCTTTTACGAcggaaaataatattcaaaacaaGGCGGTTTCGGCTCCAAGGCCACAGAAGCCGCCAGCCATAAACTGTCCGAGGTGCCATTCGGCTCACACAAAGTTTTGTTACTACAACAATTACAGCCTCTCTCAGCCAAGGTACTTCTGCAAGACTTGCAGAAGGTACTGGACTGAGGGTGGATCTCTCAGGAACGTCCCCGTTGGCGGCGGTTCGCGTAAAAACAAGAGatcatcatcgtcatcatcatcattatcatcgTCACTATCCAAGAAGCTTCCGGATACGATCAATTCttatcaaaaccctaatttaaaGATCTTTCATGAGAGTCAAGATCTTAACCTAGCTTATCCACCAAATCAGTTTGTTGAGTTTACTAATTCTCCTACTTCATACACTAATTTCTCGCAGTTTTTCAAGTCCGGGAACAATATTAGTGGTGGAAGAGGATTTAGCTCTTTCATGTCCGTGATTCCGGGTTCTGATTCTCATTCTTCAGGACTACTCTACTCATCACCGGTACCTGGATCAGGCCTGCCGTTTCAGGAATTCAGTAAAACGAGTGGACTCAATTTTTCGACAAATCAGCATCAGCTAGGGTTTGATAATTCCGAAAATCAAGGGGGATTTGGGAGTGCTTTGCAAGCAGTGCATCAAGAGAACAATAGTAGTAGTACTAATCATGCAAAGCTGCTTAATTTTCCTATCGAGGATCTGAAACAGCCCGCTGTTGTTACGAACACGGGGAGTACTAATGAATCGGAGCATAATGGAGGCACTCATCATCGCGAAAATGATCATCTTCAATCTTCTGGATTGATCTGGAATAATGGTGACTTAGGTGGTGGAGCTTCATGGTAA